One part of the Candidatus Abyssobacteria bacterium SURF_5 genome encodes these proteins:
- a CDS encoding PRC-barrel domain containing protein: MKKSSILIVAAFAVSVLVLLPAIIVAQQQEAGPSNQPVRHYYADTMIGKAILSSDGAVLGEVENLVLSSDGKVMLQLSRGGVFDIAERYMMIPWQFVDNVTRTNVLLTLSASDIQNAPMWRSETLGPGWSDEVNAYFGEEGRVAPRPSAEEEQREYYGEEDVQRFRPSPDIGVQDELTRGRAWWR, from the coding sequence ATGAAGAAGTCAAGTATTCTGATTGTGGCGGCCTTTGCCGTCAGCGTCCTCGTTTTATTGCCGGCCATTATCGTTGCCCAGCAGCAGGAAGCGGGTCCTTCAAATCAGCCGGTCCGCCATTATTATGCGGATACGATGATAGGGAAGGCCATCCTCAGCAGTGACGGCGCGGTTCTTGGAGAAGTGGAGAATCTGGTGCTCTCTTCGGACGGCAAGGTTATGCTTCAGTTATCCAGAGGAGGAGTTTTTGACATTGCCGAACGGTACATGATGATTCCGTGGCAGTTCGTCGACAACGTCACTCGCACCAATGTCCTCTTAACATTGTCGGCCAGTGATATCCAGAACGCGCCCATGTGGCGCAGTGAGACGTTGGGGCCTGGATGGAGTGATGAGGTCAATGCCTATTTCGGCGAGGAGGGCCGGGTAGCTCCGCGTCCGAGCGCTGAAGAGGAACAGCGCGAGTATTACGGAGAAGAGGACGTTCAGCGGTTTCGTCCGAGCCCGGACATCGGGGTGCAAGACGAACTCACCCGCGGGAGAGCCTGGTGGCGGTAA
- a CDS encoding acyl-CoA dehydrogenase, producing MDFQLSEEQIIFKKMVHDFADERLAPLVDTWEREGFVRDLTLIKEYADRGLLGITLPEKYGGGGLTAFDAILAMEELARVSCVASGPVFETSFGPIRVVEQFGTEEQKERFIPPCCKGEKFMAVGMTEPGAGSALTDLTTRAVLEGDHYVVNGRKRFISGGGHSEWYMVYVRLSEKKGHKGIGGLVIEKGAPGFSFGKQEEFMGLRGIPSCDLIFEDCIVPKENLVIPGGGFAMLMQAFDVERCGNATQSLGIAWGALEAAKKYAQERTAFGKQICEFQAVQFLLADMAMKVEAARLLIYRAAVNAGMGLPSIFESSVAKCFANEMAKEVTDMALQVFGGYGYSKEYPIERMLRDSRGWPVAGGTVQMQRINIAGAMLGRRFNQR from the coding sequence ATGGATTTCCAACTGAGTGAGGAGCAGATAATTTTCAAGAAGATGGTGCATGATTTTGCGGACGAGCGGCTTGCTCCGCTGGTCGATACGTGGGAGCGAGAAGGTTTTGTCAGGGACTTGACGCTTATAAAGGAATATGCGGACCGCGGCCTGCTGGGTATCACGCTTCCCGAGAAATACGGAGGCGGCGGGCTGACGGCGTTTGACGCCATCCTGGCGATGGAGGAGTTGGCGCGGGTGAGTTGCGTCGCGTCCGGTCCGGTCTTTGAGACAAGTTTCGGACCAATTCGCGTCGTCGAGCAATTCGGCACGGAAGAACAGAAAGAGCGATTCATCCCTCCGTGCTGCAAAGGAGAAAAATTCATGGCGGTCGGCATGACGGAGCCGGGCGCCGGCTCGGCGCTGACCGATCTGACGACGCGGGCCGTGCTTGAGGGAGATCATTATGTCGTAAATGGTCGAAAGCGGTTTATCTCCGGCGGAGGTCATTCAGAATGGTACATGGTGTACGTCCGGCTCAGCGAGAAGAAGGGGCACAAGGGCATCGGCGGATTGGTGATCGAGAAGGGGGCGCCGGGTTTCAGCTTCGGCAAACAGGAAGAATTTATGGGACTTCGCGGCATCCCGAGCTGCGATTTGATTTTTGAAGATTGCATTGTGCCGAAAGAGAACCTGGTAATTCCCGGGGGCGGGTTCGCGATGTTGATGCAGGCGTTTGACGTGGAGCGCTGCGGAAATGCGACGCAGTCGCTCGGAATCGCGTGGGGCGCGCTGGAAGCGGCGAAGAAATACGCACAGGAGCGGACGGCTTTCGGCAAGCAGATATGTGAATTCCAGGCCGTTCAGTTCCTTCTGGCGGATATGGCGATGAAGGTCGAGGCGGCCAGACTGCTGATTTACCGGGCGGCGGTGAATGCGGGGATGGGGCTGCCCTCGATATTTGAATCATCCGTCGCCAAGTGTTTCGCCAACGAGATGGCGAAAGAGGTGACAGATATGGCGCTGCAGGTATTCGGCGGGTACGGCTACTCGAAGGAATACCCGATCGAGCGAATGCTGAGGGACAGCCGCGGGTGGCCGGTGGCCGGCGGGACCGTCCAAATGCAGCGGATAAACATCGCCGGCGCGATGCTGGGCCGTCGCTTCAACCAGAGATGA
- a CDS encoding long-chain fatty acid--CoA ligase, with translation MIIEDFSVETVEVAGHPIQTFKNRFRTIWEMFSRCAATFENEIFLIEGQTRLTFRQTAELAACMAARLEKVGAAKGDHVGILMENSLRFVISFWAIQKLGATSVVFNTRLAPAELERQLRFSDLKILLTSPLLSPKLQEIDSASLAFRQIVLGDNWQDELPKRDGAHSQDGIAEDDTALVLFTSGTAGTPKGVMITHRNIITSALKAMHITSQYSGLEESGAQTMLMVAPLFHVLALQEQLMSALILGRSCILVPSFNPWEVVELLSRERVNVLAGTPTMYWLLLNKTPVRDAKLDSVRIITYGGAPMPPDLLKQIRESFPGVICLNGYGLTEASVISTLHDRFSEVHPTSVGQPNLCSEVRIVDLLDGKELGPNAVGELAVRGALVSKGYYKLPEETARVYRDGWFHTGDMAYRDEDGFLFIVGRTREMINRGGENVYPVEVENVLHLHPKILDVAVFGLPDPVMGSAVACAVILRPDVETIGVDEIREFCAGHLADYKMPRKVFLVPDLPRNPGGKIMKSKLVEQFRETASPDKQ, from the coding sequence ATGATAATCGAAGATTTTTCCGTCGAAACAGTCGAGGTCGCAGGGCATCCGATCCAAACATTCAAAAACCGTTTCCGCACTATTTGGGAAATGTTTTCAAGATGCGCCGCTACCTTCGAGAACGAGATTTTTCTGATCGAGGGCCAGACCCGCCTCACCTTTCGGCAAACGGCGGAATTGGCGGCCTGCATGGCTGCGCGCCTCGAAAAGGTTGGGGCGGCAAAAGGCGACCACGTCGGAATCCTGATGGAGAATTCCCTCCGCTTCGTTATTTCTTTCTGGGCGATCCAGAAGCTGGGGGCGACTTCGGTTGTTTTCAATACTCGTTTGGCGCCCGCCGAACTGGAACGGCAGTTGCGATTTTCGGACCTGAAGATTTTGCTCACATCTCCGCTGTTATCGCCGAAACTGCAGGAGATCGATTCCGCCTCTTTGGCTTTTCGCCAAATCGTGCTCGGGGACAATTGGCAGGATGAGCTTCCGAAACGGGATGGTGCGCATTCGCAGGACGGAATAGCGGAAGACGACACAGCTCTGGTTCTCTTCACTTCCGGGACCGCGGGCACGCCGAAAGGCGTAATGATCACTCACCGGAACATCATCACCAGCGCTCTCAAGGCGATGCATATAACCTCTCAATATTCCGGCTTGGAGGAATCCGGCGCGCAGACGATGTTGATGGTTGCTCCCCTGTTCCACGTGTTGGCGTTGCAGGAGCAATTAATGTCGGCCTTGATTCTGGGCCGGAGTTGTATCCTCGTTCCCTCCTTCAATCCGTGGGAGGTGGTCGAACTGTTAAGCCGCGAGCGAGTGAATGTGCTGGCGGGAACGCCGACCATGTACTGGCTGCTTCTCAACAAGACGCCTGTTCGCGACGCCAAACTCGACAGCGTCAGAATTATCACGTATGGCGGGGCGCCAATGCCGCCGGACCTGTTGAAGCAGATCAGGGAGAGTTTTCCCGGCGTGATCTGCCTGAACGGATATGGCTTGACGGAAGCCTCGGTCATCAGCACGCTCCATGACCGTTTCAGCGAAGTTCATCCCACGTCGGTAGGCCAACCGAATTTGTGTTCGGAAGTCAGGATCGTTGATCTTCTTGACGGGAAAGAATTGGGGCCGAATGCGGTGGGTGAACTGGCGGTGCGGGGCGCGCTTGTTTCGAAGGGGTATTACAAGTTGCCGGAGGAGACGGCGAGGGTGTATCGCGACGGCTGGTTCCACACCGGCGACATGGCGTATCGGGATGAAGACGGATTCCTTTTTATCGTGGGGCGGACGCGCGAGATGATCAATCGGGGCGGCGAGAACGTATATCCGGTCGAGGTGGAGAACGTTCTGCATCTCCACCCGAAAATTCTCGACGTGGCGGTTTTCGGACTGCCCGACCCTGTCATGGGCAGTGCGGTGGCATGCGCGGTCATCCTTCGACCGGACGTCGAAACGATCGGCGTGGACGAGATACGGGAATTTTGCGCCGGCCATCTTGCCGATTACAAGATGCCGCGAAAGGTTTTCCTCGTGCCGGATCTGCCGAGGAATCCGGGCGGAAAAATAATGAAAAGCAAACTGGTCGAGCAATTCAGGGAAACGGCAAGCCCAGATAAACAGTGA
- a CDS encoding ferredoxin:thioredoxin reductase: protein MAEPNTKALAQVREMAVEHARAAGYFLNPIESIKEATLAGLARNLERYGRPFCSCHVVTDDLLKMSQEAEKTVCPCAEHRAQIKEQGCCHCGLFMTQSAAERLLKDRTA from the coding sequence GTGGCCGAACCGAATACAAAGGCGTTGGCTCAGGTGCGAGAGATGGCGGTAGAGCATGCCCGCGCAGCCGGCTATTTTCTGAATCCGATTGAGTCCATCAAAGAGGCGACTCTCGCCGGCTTGGCGCGCAATCTCGAGCGGTATGGGCGCCCCTTTTGCTCGTGCCACGTGGTAACGGATGATTTGCTTAAGATGTCACAGGAAGCTGAGAAGACGGTATGTCCGTGCGCGGAGCATCGCGCGCAAATCAAGGAGCAAGGCTGCTGTCACTGCGGATTATTCATGACGCAGTCGGCGGCGGAAAGGCTATTGAAGGATAGGACCGCCTAA
- a CDS encoding cobalamin B12-binding domain-containing protein has translation MENKVRVLISKIGLDGHDRGSKVIAYGLRDAGFEVIYLGIRQTPEKIVSTAIQEDVKVIGLSILSGAHVPLTRRVINKLKEEGIEDVIILVGGVIPEADIPVLKEMGVTGVFTSGTDIGEIVGVINQHVGANN, from the coding sequence ATGGAGAATAAGGTCAGAGTTCTCATATCAAAGATAGGACTTGACGGGCACGACCGCGGCTCGAAGGTGATTGCGTATGGCCTGCGCGACGCCGGTTTCGAGGTGATCTACCTTGGCATCCGGCAGACACCGGAAAAGATCGTGAGCACCGCGATCCAGGAGGACGTCAAGGTCATCGGCCTGTCCATTCTCTCCGGAGCGCACGTACCGCTGACCAGGCGCGTCATAAACAAGCTTAAGGAAGAAGGCATCGAGGACGTCATCATTCTGGTCGGCGGAGTCATTCCCGAGGCCGATATTCCGGTGCTCAAGGAGATGGGCGTCACCGGCGTTTTCACATCGGGCACGGATATCGGCGAGATTGTCGGCGTCATCAATCAGCATGTCGGCGCGAATAACTGA
- a CDS encoding radical SAM protein, with translation MDASDWSDMSDTLDIKPFFMTKDDDILRFSLNPSGNHLCSPSDLLGRHLSELLDLLIPTGGGRELSVDGYKLLSERQIVQRVDRVHADRNGCASDPLELYEPRIGYIKRMLESLMEVVQLESGGKPVDVDGFRLKHPPQWLTPGGGANDILAHAASRCNLHCRFCYNSDAPPALSLKPADPEVEYRHVEARIKHYAPNGKLNIFPNMGSPKEMLAHPRIEGILRQLRAKTTEVFRIPTNGAALTPAMVGILAEVKPVLLDVSLNSSSTERRSWLMNDPSPQVAIGSLARLKAGKIPFSVVIVPWPFPSRKEMLEDLRETVAFAASFDPTLIQISLPGCARSLHEKAAFPLDEVWTELRAEAGELRNMVDCPLVIRPGLFEEFDDPAAPNDPLVHGVMKNSPACRAGIRRGDRIVRVNGLPVSTRPQVRSLLTTVHQSDLKETAVLIERNGNLLDVTVGLQDYEYPYTPRTATHLGIVFASSGIPHEWVAKVKDVIVSHGAREVLLLTSKLVRPALERLLAHNGSFSGVKLHIRIPKNDFFGGNIFMGDLMVVEDFIRAAETFVKEERIRPGLVVIPTSPFHLSRWGRDLTGRVYLDIERALKIPVRLVECDPIFD, from the coding sequence ATGGACGCGTCCGACTGGTCGGACATGTCGGATACGTTGGACATCAAACCATTTTTTATGACCAAAGACGACGACATCCTCAGGTTTTCCCTGAATCCTTCGGGCAATCATTTGTGCAGTCCGAGCGATCTCCTGGGCCGACACTTGAGCGAGCTGCTCGATTTACTGATCCCGACGGGGGGAGGCCGCGAGCTGAGCGTTGACGGATACAAGCTTCTGAGCGAGCGGCAGATCGTGCAACGTGTCGATCGGGTTCACGCGGACAGGAACGGCTGTGCCTCTGATCCTTTGGAATTGTACGAGCCTCGCATCGGGTACATCAAGAGGATGCTGGAATCGCTGATGGAGGTGGTGCAACTGGAGTCGGGCGGAAAGCCGGTGGACGTTGATGGTTTTCGGCTGAAGCATCCGCCCCAGTGGCTTACACCCGGCGGCGGCGCCAATGATATCCTGGCTCATGCGGCGTCCCGGTGCAACCTGCATTGCCGGTTTTGCTATAACAGCGATGCGCCTCCCGCCCTGTCATTGAAGCCGGCCGATCCTGAAGTTGAGTACCGGCACGTGGAGGCTCGCATCAAGCACTACGCGCCGAACGGCAAATTAAACATATTTCCGAACATGGGCAGCCCGAAGGAAATGCTTGCTCATCCCAGGATTGAGGGTATATTGCGGCAACTGCGTGCCAAAACCACAGAGGTTTTCCGCATCCCGACCAACGGCGCGGCGTTGACGCCGGCCATGGTGGGAATCCTGGCGGAAGTCAAGCCGGTTTTATTGGATGTATCACTTAACTCGTCGTCGACGGAGAGGCGAAGTTGGCTGATGAATGATCCTTCGCCCCAGGTAGCAATTGGGTCGCTCGCACGTCTGAAAGCCGGAAAGATTCCGTTCTCCGTCGTAATCGTGCCGTGGCCATTCCCGTCGCGGAAAGAGATGTTGGAGGACTTGCGGGAAACGGTTGCTTTCGCGGCGTCATTTGATCCCACTCTCATCCAGATCAGCCTGCCCGGCTGCGCGCGCTCCTTACATGAGAAAGCAGCGTTTCCTCTTGATGAGGTGTGGACCGAACTCAGAGCCGAGGCAGGAGAACTGAGGAACATGGTCGACTGCCCGCTGGTGATTCGTCCGGGATTGTTCGAGGAATTCGATGATCCCGCGGCGCCGAATGATCCGCTCGTGCACGGTGTGATGAAAAATTCTCCCGCCTGCCGGGCGGGCATCCGTCGCGGCGACCGTATCGTCCGGGTGAACGGTCTTCCCGTGAGCACGCGCCCGCAGGTGCGGTCGCTCTTGACGACTGTCCATCAAAGCGACCTCAAGGAGACTGCTGTTTTGATTGAGCGGAACGGAAATCTGCTTGATGTGACGGTCGGCTTGCAGGATTACGAGTATCCTTACACGCCGAGGACAGCGACACACCTGGGAATCGTGTTTGCGTCTTCAGGCATTCCCCATGAATGGGTAGCGAAGGTTAAAGATGTAATCGTCAGTCACGGGGCGAGGGAGGTGCTGCTGCTGACCTCAAAGCTTGTGCGCCCCGCTTTGGAGCGGCTCTTGGCGCACAACGGCAGCTTCTCCGGCGTGAAGCTGCATATCCGCATCCCCAAAAACGATTTCTTTGGGGGAAACATTTTTATGGGCGACCTGATGGTGGTCGAGGATTTCATCCGAGCGGCCGAGACGTTTGTTAAAGAAGAGAGGATACGGCCCGGCCTCGTTGTCATTCCCACATCCCCGTTCCATCTCAGCCGATGGGGGAGAGACCTGACAGGGCGGGTTTATCTGGATATTGAACGGGCTCTGAAGATTCCGGTGAGATTGGTCGAATGTGATCCCATATTTGATTGA
- a CDS encoding methylmalonyl-CoA mutase, whose amino-acid sequence MEERKEEIKKKEQEWKAACVEKALKRFPLLSECPSRFYTPLDMKDDFDFIEKVGFPGQYPFTAGAYPFDPMAGLSKFAAIAPAGAATTRAALYSGYGKPEDTRDYYKSLIDRGGKQGPNLAMDLPTQCGYDSDNSLVAGEVGKVGVSIDTLRDLEVIYEPYQGDLNLDRIASNFTINAPAIYLIAMYAALAEKRGVPLNKLRATPQNDILKEYIARGTYIFPPKPAMRLFRDTLVFINEHMPHVNITSMGGYHIREAGATRVQDLAYSMANAIAYLQEGVNAGLEVDAFAPRFTFNAFGGSMEFLHEIAFQRAARRMYAKIVKERFGAKDQRSMVIRQPITAHIGPSDTTIQRPLNNLTRAVMGAVMGALSGGTAAPFPPYDEPLGLGWSLEAQQLMQDAGRILICEARLLDVEDPFAGSYCMEALTDEIEAEAWEELKKVEDLGGAVAAIEKGYMQRQIAKSAYERQKAVSSGQKLVVGVNCFTGENELEVETTRLVPHPYDPKRRERAEDEQIAALTEVKRSRDNAEVERLLKELDEQARQEAVNLAPHLVKCAKAYVTIQEVCDVLRGVFGEYEPASIL is encoded by the coding sequence ATGGAGGAGCGCAAAGAAGAGATCAAGAAAAAGGAACAGGAATGGAAGGCGGCGTGCGTTGAGAAGGCGCTCAAGAGGTTTCCGCTTTTGAGTGAATGTCCGAGCCGCTTTTATACGCCGCTTGACATGAAAGATGATTTCGATTTTATCGAGAAAGTGGGCTTTCCGGGCCAGTATCCTTTTACCGCCGGAGCGTATCCATTTGACCCGATGGCCGGCCTCTCGAAATTCGCCGCCATAGCACCGGCGGGCGCGGCCACGACGCGGGCGGCTTTATATTCGGGTTACGGCAAGCCGGAGGACACGCGCGACTATTACAAGAGCCTGATCGACAGAGGCGGCAAGCAGGGACCCAACCTCGCTATGGACCTGCCGACGCAGTGCGGGTACGACTCGGACAACTCGCTGGTGGCCGGTGAAGTCGGAAAAGTCGGGGTTTCGATCGATACGCTTCGGGACCTCGAAGTCATTTACGAGCCGTATCAGGGCGATTTGAATCTGGACCGCATCGCCTCGAACTTCACGATCAACGCGCCCGCCATCTATCTGATCGCGATGTATGCGGCACTGGCCGAAAAGAGGGGAGTGCCTCTCAATAAACTGAGGGCGACGCCGCAGAATGACATCCTGAAGGAATACATAGCGCGCGGCACGTACATATTTCCGCCGAAGCCGGCGATGCGGCTGTTTCGCGACACGCTTGTTTTCATCAACGAGCATATGCCGCATGTAAACATCACCAGCATGGGCGGCTATCATATTCGAGAGGCGGGCGCCACTCGCGTGCAGGACCTCGCCTACAGCATGGCGAATGCGATCGCCTATTTGCAGGAGGGCGTGAACGCGGGCCTCGAGGTGGACGCCTTCGCTCCGCGGTTCACCTTCAACGCGTTCGGCGGCAGCATGGAATTTCTGCACGAGATCGCCTTCCAGCGAGCGGCCCGGCGCATGTATGCGAAAATCGTGAAAGAAAGATTCGGCGCAAAGGATCAGCGAAGCATGGTGATCAGGCAGCCGATAACCGCTCACATCGGGCCGTCGGACACGACCATTCAGCGCCCGCTCAACAATCTGACGCGCGCCGTCATGGGCGCCGTGATGGGAGCGCTTTCGGGCGGAACGGCGGCTCCATTTCCGCCGTATGACGAACCGCTCGGGCTGGGATGGAGCCTCGAAGCGCAACAGCTTATGCAGGATGCCGGCCGGATACTCATCTGCGAGGCGAGACTGCTCGACGTGGAGGATCCATTTGCCGGCTCATATTGCATGGAGGCGCTGACCGACGAGATCGAAGCCGAAGCGTGGGAAGAGCTGAAGAAGGTGGAGGATCTGGGCGGCGCCGTCGCGGCGATCGAGAAAGGCTACATGCAGAGACAGATCGCCAAGAGCGCATACGAGCGTCAAAAGGCGGTCAGTTCCGGACAGAAGCTGGTGGTTGGGGTCAATTGCTTTACGGGCGAAAACGAGCTCGAGGTCGAGACAACACGTCTGGTGCCTCATCCGTATGACCCGAAACGGCGCGAGCGCGCTGAAGACGAGCAGATTGCCGCACTGACGGAAGTGAAGAGAAGCCGCGACAACGCAGAGGTCGAACGACTGTTGAAGGAGTTGGATGAGCAGGCCCGGCAGGAGGCTGTTAATCTGGCGCCGCACTTGGTGAAATGCGCCAAGGCTTATGTCACCATTCAGGAAGTGTGCGACGTTCTCCGCGGCGTGTTTGGCGAATACGAGCCAGCGTCGATATTGTAG
- a CDS encoding GntR family transcriptional regulator yields MFESGPSFFLDNWYGHYNILAANQRIGDYFPPELSGRKLRAGVHAGEDRMKLKKGPIPLYYQLERALRKRILSNRKNGVQAFPNERELCEEYGVSRATVRQALMILERDGLLVREQGRGTFINERNGRDDLFVAYGFMDDLFLFGSKTTLELHTRTLMKVDNQLAEEMHLDEDEEVYFFEGIRSFDEMQFKGLFRAWVPGDIGEKITLGNFSSPFFIAAVEEASLQRVTRAHQTICAKVAAAEHESAMGVGVGHPILVLRRIFFTALDRAVQVSETHLPGDAYGPITILERVTQQDSSHLHKR; encoded by the coding sequence TTGTTTGAGAGTGGGCCGTCTTTTTTCCTTGACAATTGGTACGGACATTATAATATACTGGCCGCGAACCAGCGGATCGGTGACTACTTTCCTCCTGAGCTGTCCGGGAGGAAACTGAGGGCTGGAGTTCACGCAGGAGAAGATCGCATGAAACTGAAAAAAGGGCCGATACCCCTTTATTATCAGCTTGAGCGGGCGCTGCGCAAGCGAATCCTTTCGAACCGCAAGAACGGCGTGCAGGCGTTTCCGAATGAGCGGGAGCTGTGCGAGGAGTACGGTGTCAGCCGGGCCACCGTCCGGCAGGCGCTCATGATTTTGGAGCGGGACGGCCTGCTCGTCAGAGAGCAGGGCCGCGGCACCTTCATAAATGAGAGGAATGGGCGGGACGATTTATTTGTGGCGTATGGATTCATGGACGACCTTTTTCTGTTCGGCTCGAAGACGACGCTCGAACTGCACACAAGAACCCTGATGAAGGTCGATAACCAACTGGCCGAAGAGATGCATCTGGACGAAGATGAGGAAGTGTACTTCTTCGAGGGGATTCGATCTTTTGATGAGATGCAGTTCAAGGGTTTGTTCCGGGCATGGGTTCCCGGGGATATCGGTGAAAAGATCACGCTGGGGAATTTCAGTAGTCCGTTCTTTATTGCCGCGGTAGAGGAGGCGTCGCTGCAGAGGGTCACGCGAGCGCATCAGACCATCTGCGCGAAAGTAGCCGCCGCAGAACATGAATCGGCGATGGGTGTTGGAGTCGGTCATCCGATCCTGGTGTTGAGGCGCATCTTTTTCACGGCTTTGGACAGGGCGGTTCAGGTGTCTGAGACGCACTTGCCGGGAGACGCTTACGGCCCGATCACAATACTTGAAAGGGTTACGCAACAGGACTCTTCCCATTTGCATAAAAGATAG
- a CDS encoding epoxyqueuosine reductase, which yields MNKPNLKQQLLKKCEALGATEVKVLQTESFNDSEALHANMLKILPEAKSVVSFLVPFPKGCLHLLKDPQRAMPFYVRLAGIGGRRLDAMSIDISLYLEEQGFVAAPVFICTPLEMPKSFDLWGYLSQIDLAARSGLGWIGKNGLLVSPKYGPRVGLGTVVTDAVLEEDRPLNERCPDDCSICVDKCPAGALDGTGKVNRINCTMTQALAPLSIMLMKEYSMKEHRDMIVNMGAVDEHTWYRCNACVVHCPIGL from the coding sequence ATGAACAAGCCAAATCTGAAACAGCAGTTGCTGAAAAAGTGCGAGGCGCTGGGTGCGACGGAAGTCAAAGTGCTCCAGACTGAATCATTCAACGATTCGGAGGCGCTTCATGCAAACATGCTGAAGATACTGCCCGAAGCCAAAAGCGTTGTATCATTCCTTGTTCCCTTCCCCAAAGGATGTCTACATCTCCTGAAAGACCCGCAGCGGGCGATGCCTTTCTATGTTCGTCTCGCCGGAATCGGCGGGAGAAGGCTCGATGCAATGTCCATCGATATCTCTCTGTATCTGGAGGAACAGGGATTTGTCGCCGCGCCGGTTTTCATTTGTACTCCACTCGAGATGCCCAAGAGCTTCGACCTGTGGGGATATCTCTCGCAGATCGATCTGGCGGCCAGGTCCGGCCTCGGCTGGATCGGAAAAAACGGACTGCTCGTCTCGCCGAAGTACGGCCCGCGAGTCGGCCTCGGAACCGTCGTAACAGATGCGGTCCTTGAAGAGGACCGTCCGCTGAATGAAAGATGCCCCGACGACTGCTCCATCTGTGTCGACAAATGTCCGGCCGGAGCCCTCGATGGGACCGGAAAAGTGAACCGCATCAATTGCACGATGACGCAGGCGCTCGCGCCGCTCTCTATCATGCTGATGAAAGAGTATTCGATGAAGGAGCACCGCGACATGATCGTCAACATGGGGGCCGTCGACGAACACACATGGTACCGTTGCAATGCCTGCGTCGTCCACTGCCCCATTGGATTATAG
- a CDS encoding enoyl-CoA hydratase/isomerase family protein, with product MSELIKINRNDEVCEVLLNRPQSFNAFNLEMIELLANRLIGIAMDDTVLAVIISGEGKAFCAGGDLKWALEQPSGRPAAFHELAARYHQAILEIRRMKKPVVAAINGVAAGGGFSLALACDFRVMAKSAIMRQAYTSAGLCIDGGGTFSLPRVVGVARAMEIMAFDKPISSEQALAWGLVNKAVDDGRVMEEARTMAHDLLKGSIHSFGWCKELIADSFNTPFEMQLERERAALSTCAAHPDGKEGLTAFAEKRKPVFNRR from the coding sequence ATGAGCGAACTGATCAAGATCAATAGGAATGATGAGGTGTGTGAAGTTCTTTTGAACCGGCCCCAGTCGTTCAACGCCTTCAATCTCGAAATGATCGAGCTGCTCGCAAACCGCCTGATCGGCATTGCGATGGACGATACCGTTTTGGCGGTGATCATTTCAGGCGAAGGAAAAGCGTTCTGCGCCGGAGGCGATCTGAAGTGGGCGCTCGAACAGCCTTCAGGCCGACCAGCGGCCTTCCACGAACTCGCCGCGCGATATCATCAGGCAATCCTCGAAATCCGCCGGATGAAAAAACCCGTCGTCGCCGCGATCAATGGAGTCGCCGCGGGCGGCGGTTTCTCGCTGGCGCTCGCGTGCGATTTTCGCGTGATGGCGAAATCAGCCATCATGCGGCAGGCCTACACCTCCGCCGGCCTGTGCATAGACGGCGGCGGCACCTTCTCCCTGCCTCGCGTCGTCGGCGTCGCGCGCGCAATGGAAATTATGGCATTTGACAAACCGATCTCCTCGGAGCAGGCGCTGGCATGGGGGCTGGTGAATAAGGCGGTCGACGACGGCCGCGTCATGGAAGAGGCGCGCACGATGGCGCACGACCTGCTCAAAGGCTCGATCCATTCTTTTGGGTGGTGCAAGGAACTTATCGCCGACTCATTCAACACGCCGTTTGAGATGCAGCTCGAACGCGAGCGCGCCGCGCTTTCCACCTGCGCCGCCCATCCCGACGGCAAGGAAGGCCTTACGGCTTTCGCGGAGAAAAGAAAACCGGTTTTCAATCGCAGATAG